In the genome of Candidatus Limnocylindrales bacterium, the window CGATCTTGGGTACGTAAATATCCCGTGGGATTTGCCCTGGGAGCCATGGCCGTGGGCTACTGGATTGGGAAAGAATTTACCCCTTCAGCTCCGGCACATCTTTCCTCAGAAGCCAAAAAGGATATCAACCAAATTCCCAATATTGTGGGAAGTATTCTGGCCGGTCTTCTGATAAAGAAAGCAACGGAATTTATCGAAGGATTAAGTACTTCCACACCTTCTGACCGGGAACAAACTGCTACCTTCTCCAGGCAGTCGACCGACAACACTCCATCGACCGGAAAGACGCTTTAATTTTTTATATTCTCTCTGGCTACTGCATAGTATGGAGAGGATTTTTATTTTCTTCTTCTGACTTTTTATCTTGATGTATAAGGGAAGAATCTTTCCAGGGGTTTTGTCGAAAAACAGGTATTTAGCGAAGGGTAAAGTAGAAAATAGCAAATGGTGGCCTGGGTCTATTTGATCTAAAAAGGTAGTTCAGGAGGAAAAAAGAATTCTATGTCTGGAGAGAAAAAGACTTTTTCTGAAGCTTCTGGAGAAAACTGGTCCGAAGAGCGAGAAAAATTATTACAGAGGAAGATTAGTGAGTTGGGACTAAAACTGGAAGGGACCCGTTTAGAAAAACTTGTGGAGTGTTTATATCAGGAACTGGAAGTAGCAGGCATTCGATTTAAACCAAAAGTTTATCTTTCTGAAGAATGGGGCTGCCCTGAAGGAATTCCAGTCATTGGTATTCCCTTTTACCTGGCCGATGAAAAACTCTCTCGAATTGCAGATGAAATCCTGGAAGGCATTGAGGGGGAGACCGATGAAGAGATTTTAAGTTATTTACGCCATGAAGCCGGACATGCCTTCAATTATGCATATAAATTATACGAGACCGAAGAGTGGCATGAACTTTTCGGTCCTTATTCCCGCCCTTATCGCGAGGATTACCAACCCAATCCCTTCTCCCGTAACTTCGTTCGTCATCTCCCCGGTTGGTATGCACAAAAACATCCCGATGAGGATTTTGCCGAAACCTTTGCCGTTTGGCTTACCCCAGACTCTAATTGGCGAGAATTCTACAAAGACTGGGGATGCTATAAAAAGCTTTTGTATGTGGATAGGATAGTCCAAAAGCTAGGCCAGACCGAACCGTTGGTTACAGCGGATAAATACGATATTACCAAGGAAGATTTAAATTACTCCATTGCCGATCATTACAAAATGTTCCTTTCGGAGACAGTTGAAGTACCGGCCTATTTCGATGGGGACTTGAAAGATATTTTCGAGAGGAAAGTGCCCCAGAACGCTAAAGACGAATGGCAGTCGGCCCATCAATTTTTAACCAGGTATCGCCGCCAAATCGTTGGCAATATCACCTATTGGACAGGGCTCAATGAAACGGTGGTACGGTCTCTCATTAATCACTTTATCGATCGCTGTAAACTTTTGGGACTCTGGGTTAAGCTAAGTAAGAGTTCTGAGGTTTTGATGGAAATAACCGCTTATGCGACTACCCTTTGTATGAATAAGTTGTACAAAGGTGATTTTATTATTAAGTAATTTCCTTTAACCTTATCGAGGGAATTATCAAAGGAGACCTCAACATGGAAAAACTAAAAATTACTATTCTTTACGATGCCATCGAAGACAAAGAAAAGGCAGAAGCTGAAGAGAAAGGTGAAAAGTTACCCTTGGTTTATGAACAGGTTGCACAGGTACTCACCAAACGCGGACATGAAGTTAATCTTTTGGCTGCTGGGCCTAAAATCAGAAACTTAGTTTCTCAGATAGACAAGGATGATAGTGATATTATCTTTAACCTATGTGAGTCTCTGGGAGGGATCAGCCAACATGAACAAAATGTAGCCTCCTTACTGGAGTTACTGGACAAAAAATTTACAGGCTCCAGCTCTATAGGTTTAGCCCTTGCACAAGATAAAGCCTTGGCCAAAAAGTTATTTAGTTTCCATGGAATTAAGTATCCAAAATTTTCGGTGATCGATGAAGGTCAGGTAGATTGGTCAGACGATTTGGAATTTCCACTTTTTATCAAGCCACTTAATCAAGACGCTTCCATTGGGATCGATGATAGAGCGATCGTTCATAATGTCAAAGAGTTAATGGAACGAATTTCCTATATTCAAACCGAGTTTAAAACACCAGCTTTGATCGAAGAATTTATTGAAGGGCGTGAAATTTATGTTGGGATATTGGGTAATGAAAAACCGGAAGCCTTACCGATTGTAGAATGGGATTTTTCCAGGGTCCCGGATGGGGTACCCAAGATTGCTTCGGCGGAGGCGAAATGGGATGAGGACTCAGAAGCCTATAAAGATGCTCCCTCTATTTTTCCGGAAGATATTCCCGAGCCGGTGTATAAGAAGATTCAAGAAACGGCTATTACCGCCTTTAAGGCACTTAAATTGCGGGATTATGGTCGGGTGGATATGCGCTTAAGACAAATTAAACCCTCCCGATCCAAATCCAAAAGTGAATCGAATCCGGAGACAGACGGAAAAACGGCAGAGAAATCCCCTTCGGCAAAACCCACTAAAGCTGAAGAAAAGGAAGGTAAAAAATCGGCTCAGTACCAGGAAGAGGTAGAGGATTGGGAATTTTATATCATCGAGGTTAATCCCAATCCTCACCTTGCCAGAAATAGTGAACTTGCCCTGGCTGCTAGAAAGCATGGACTGACTTATCCCAATTTAATCGAAAAAATCATTGAACTGGCTCTGGC includes:
- a CDS encoding putative zinc-binding metallopeptidase, with the translated sequence MSGEKKTFSEASGENWSEEREKLLQRKISELGLKLEGTRLEKLVECLYQELEVAGIRFKPKVYLSEEWGCPEGIPVIGIPFYLADEKLSRIADEILEGIEGETDEEILSYLRHEAGHAFNYAYKLYETEEWHELFGPYSRPYREDYQPNPFSRNFVRHLPGWYAQKHPDEDFAETFAVWLTPDSNWREFYKDWGCYKKLLYVDRIVQKLGQTEPLVTADKYDITKEDLNYSIADHYKMFLSETVEVPAYFDGDLKDIFERKVPQNAKDEWQSAHQFLTRYRRQIVGNITYWTGLNETVVRSLINHFIDRCKLLGLWVKLSKSSEVLMEITAYATTLCMNKLYKGDFIIK